In the Solanum pennellii chromosome 5, SPENNV200 genome, one interval contains:
- the LOC107020714 gene encoding dolichyl-diphosphooligosaccharide--protein glycosyltransferase subunit 1B, translating into MNQLKEKTEESLPILFPQKLAMKAMAILRLALVFSILTSFSLLAGSSPSPSTELQIVTAERRIDLTSHIVKVFLTLKVENIGESPASEVLLAFSPTEADRLAVVKAAASAGKKKKKSYVPLDVKPTDLPDGPNGTKYYLIHLLKPLGKGEAISLEVLYILTHSLEPFPVEISQSESQLVYYRDSAKILSPYPIKQQATFLKTPTSRVESFTRVVPTDRANTELRYGPYEEQPSFSYSPIIVHFENNKAFAVVEELVREIEISHWGSIQVTEHYKLVHAGARHKGAFSRVEYQSRPNSGASSFKNLLAELPPRVHSVYYRDNIGNISSSRLRTNFKKSELLIEPRYPLFGGWKSTFVIGYGVPLEDFLFEAADGTRYLNYSFGCPLAETVVDKLTVKVVLPEGSKNPSAVVPFPVEQRTERKYSYLDVVGRTVVVLEKSNVVPEHNSPFQVYYQFSPIYMLAEPLMLTSVFFLFFMACVTYLHLDFSISKIKQT; encoded by the exons ATGAATCAGTTAAAAGAGAAGACTGAAGAGAGTTTACCAATTCTTTTTCCTCAAAAACTAGCAATGAAAGCTATGGCGATCCTTCGATTAGCCCTAGTTTTCTCTATATTGACCTCATTTTCGTTACTCGCCGGATCTTCACCGTCGCCGTCAACGGAGTTGCAGATCGTAACCGCCGAACGCAGA ATTGACTTGACATCACACATTGTGAAGGTGTTCTTGACATTGAAG GTTGAAAATATTGGTGAATCTCCTGCTTCAGAAGTCCTTCTTGCCTTCTCTCCCACAGAAGCTGATCGTCTGGCAGTGGTAAAAGCAGCCGCTTCTGctggaaagaagaaaaagaaatcttATGTGCCTCTAGATGTGAAGCCAACTGACCTGCCTGATGGACCAAATGGAACTAAGTATTATTTAATACATTTGCTTAAGCCATTGGGTAAAGGTGAAGCCATCTCGCTAGAAGTTCTTTATATATTGACACATTCTCTTGAGCCTTTCCCAGTAGAAATAAGCCAGTCGGAGTCTCAATTAGTTTATTACCGTGACAGTGCAAAAATCTTGTCACCTTATCCTATTAAACAACAAGCTACGTTCCTAAAAACACCAACTAGCAGGGTCGAGTCGTTCACAAGAGTTGTGCCTACAGATCGTGCAAACACAGAACTAAGATATGGACCATATGAGGagcaaccttcattttcatattCACCTATAATTGTCCATTTTGAAAACAATAAGGCGTTTGCTGTGGTTGAGGAGCTTGTGCGCGAAATTGAAATCTCCCACTGGGGAAGCATACAGGTTACCGAACATTACAAATTGGTACATGCTGGTGCTCGGCATAAAGGTGCTTTCTCGAG GGTTGAATATCAGTCTAGGCCAAACAGTGGTGCTTCCTCATTCAAGAATCTTCTTGCAGAATTGCCACCAAGGGTCCATTCTGTCTACTACAGGGATAACATAGGGAACATTTCATCCTCTCGCTTGCGCACAAATTTTAAGAAG TCAGAGCTGTTAATAGAACCACGATATCCTTTATTTGGAGGCTGGAAATCTACTTTTGTCATTGGATATGGGGTTCCACTAGAGGACTTCCTTTTTGAGGCAGCTGATGGCACACGTTACCTGAATTACAGTTTTGGATGTCCGCTTGCAGAAACTGTTGTTGACAAGTTGACTGTCAAA GTTGTGCTGCCAGAAGGATCAAAGAACCCATCCGCTGTGGTTCCTTTTCCTGTGGAACAACGGACTGAG agGAAATACTCATATCTTGATGTTGTGGGAAGGACAGTGGTGGTCCTGGAGAAATCCAATGTAGTTCCTGAGCACAACTCCCCTTTCCAG GTCTATTACCAATTCAGCCCCATTTACATGCTTGCAGAGCCATTGATGTTGACTTCTgtcttcttccttttctttatgGCTTGTGTCACTTATCTACATTTAGACTTTTCAATTAGCAAGATCAAGCAAACATGA
- the LOC107020561 gene encoding E3 ubiquitin-protein ligase WAV3-like, which translates to MVSKWGKVKLALGLNLCTYVPKRTLDENDDSGSSTVSESERHSGAALITPATADWDVAPATPRSQVLKLSKSLSRSSKKTCSICLASMKRGDGHAIFTAECSHSFHFQCIASNVKHGNQVCPVCRAEWKEIPLQFPSLDPPIGRARVNPVDWPQNNALMTVIRRLPTTRPTPNRHISPLFQAPEPAIFDDDESLGHQLNSTEKSASDKSSVDGCESCDNRKVKIETYPEVPAVSRSSASDNFTVLVQLKAPGSFSVQEPGKTQVNLSQVSQTPRAPVDLVTVLDISGSMAGTKLALLKRAMGFVIQNLGPNDRLAVIAFSSTARRLFPLRRMSETGRQQALQAVNSLVANGGTNIAEGLRKGAKIMEDRKEKNSVTSIILLSDGQDTYTVSNNSGSRQQQPNYKLLLPLSIHGGNSSGFKIPVHAFGFGADHDASSMHSISEISGGTFSFIETEGVIQDAFAQCIGGLLSVVVKELQVSIECLHPGVCLSSLKAGSYPNRLMSDGHMGTIDVGDLYADEERDFLVSINIPTESSGAETSLLKVKCVYVDPFTKEKVSIRSEDLRIKRPEKAGQESVLIEVDRQQNRVRVAEAMAQARAAAEKGDLVGATSILENSRKLLSESQSAKSHDRLCVALDAELKEMQERMASRNVYEASGRAYILSGLSSHSWQRATARGDSTGGSSLVQAYQTPSMAEMVTRSQATLLASPSAQRHVRPVWSFASQPKPR; encoded by the exons atggtaagCAAATGGGGGAAAGTGAAATTGGCTCTTGGTTTGAATCTTTGTACTTATGTTCCTAAAAGAACACTGGATGAAAATGATGATAGTGGTAGTTCAACAGTTTCTGAATCAGAGAGGCATTCCGGCGCCGCCCTTATAACGCCGGCGACGGCTGACTGGGATGTTGCTCCGGCGACCCCAAGGTCACAAGTGTTGAAGCTTTCCAAGAGCTTAAGTAGATCTTCTAAG AAAACATGCTCAATTTGTTTGGCTTCAATGAAGAGAGGGGATGGCCATGCTATATTCACTGCTGAATGTTCACATTCGTTTCACTTCCAGTGTATTGCTTCAAACGTGAAACATGGAAACCAAGTTTGCCCAGTTTGCAGGGCAGAATGGAAAGAAATTCCTCTGCAGTTTCCCAGCCTAGATCCTCCTATTGGGAGGGCTAGAGTCAATCCTGTGGACTGGCCCCAAAATAATGCACTAATGACTGTAATACGTCGTTTACCAACAACCCGTCCAACACCAAATCGGCATATTTCCCCACTATTTCAGGCTCCTGAGCCAGCCAtctttgatgatgatgaatctTTGGGTCATCAACTCAATTCTACTGAGAAAAGTGCTTCTGATAAGAGTTCAGTAGATGGTTGTGAGTCTTGTGACAACAGAAAAGTAAAGATTGAAACTTACCCTGAGGTTCCCGCAGTCTCAAGGTCCAGTGCTTCAGATAACTTTACTGTGTTAGTCCAGCTGAAGGCTCCTGGTTCATTCTCAGTACAAGAACCAGGCAAAACCCAGGTAAATTTGTCTCAGGTTTCCCAAACGCCTCGTGCTCCTGTTGACCTTGTCACAGTTCTTGACATCAGTGGAAGTATGGCTGGCACCAAACTAGCGTTACTAAAACGAGCTATGGGTTTTGTGATACAGAATCTCGGTCCCAATGATAGACTGGCAGTAATTGCCTTCTCTTCGACTGCTCGCCGCCTCTTCCCTCTTCGTAGAATGTCTGAGACAGGACGGCAGCAAGCACTGCAAGCTGTAAACTCCCTGGTTGCAAATGGAGGGACAAATATTGCTGAAGGCTTGAGAAAGGGTGCCAAGATAATGGAAGACCGCAAGGAAAAGAACTCGGTTACTAGTATAATACTGTTGTCTGATGGTCAAGACACATACACAGTCAGTAATAATTCTGGTAGTAGACAGCAGCAACCTAACTACAAGCTGCTTCTACCCTTGTCCATTCATGGTGGAAATAGTTCAGGGTTTAAAATACCAGTACATGCTTTCGGGTTTGGTGCTGATCACGATGCTTCGTCAATGCATTCAATATCAGAGATTTCAGGAGGAACATTTTCATTTATTGAGACAGAAGGTGTCATACAGGATGCTTTTGCACAGTGCATTGGAGGCCTTCTTAGTGTTGTAGTCAAGGAGCTTCAGGTAAGCATTGAGTGTCTTCACCCAGGTGTCTGTCTTAGCTCTTTAAAAGCAGGAAGCTATCCAAACCGCTTAATGTCTGATGGACACATGGGAACAATTGATGTTGGAGATCTATATGCTGATGAAGAGAGGGATTTTCTGGTTTCGATCAATATCCCAACTGAATCTTCAGGTGCAGAAACATCATTGTTAAAGGTTAAGTGTGTATATGTGGATCCCTTCACGAAAGAGAAGGTTTCCATCAGAAGTGAAGATCTAAGGATCAAGAGACCTGAAAAGGCTGGACAAGAGAGTGTTTTAATTGAAGTAGACAGGCAGCAGAACAGGGTCCGAGTGGCCGAGGCAATGGCACAGGCACGAGCTGCTGCTGAGAAAGGAGACCTAGTTGGCGCGACTTCCATCCTAGAGAACTCCAGAAAGTTGTTGTCAGAGTCACAGTCTGCTAAATCTCATGACCGGCTTTGTGTTGCACTTGATGCTGAGCTCAAGGAGATGCAGGAGAGGATGGCAAGCAGAAATGTATACGAAGCATCAGGAAGGGCATATATCTTGTCAGGGCTGAGCTCACACTCGTGGCAGAGAGCAACAGCACGAGGTGACTCCACAGGTGGATCAAGTCTTGTCCAAGCCTATCAAACCCCTTCCATGGCTGAGATGGTAACTCGATCTCAGGCTACATTACTGGCTAGCCCTTCAGCTCAAAGACATGTTCGACCAGTGTGGTCATTTGCATCACAACCAAAGCCTAGGTAA